One Bufo gargarizans isolate SCDJY-AF-19 chromosome 3, ASM1485885v1, whole genome shotgun sequence DNA segment encodes these proteins:
- the LOC122930663 gene encoding olfactory receptor 52D1-like codes for MENYSYPHPSTLSLGFREMAYSRYFYSFIALLVYTMIVLFNCSVITTVVLYKSLHEPMYIFISILCINGLYGSSSFFPSLFVDLVFKIDSISYTGCVIQVFCIHTFLGCEMTILTVMAYDRYVCICNPLRYNNIMTLTSVAKLVVSAWMYTFVLVSIHIVLTIRLPLCDRVILKIYCDNWSIVRLSCVDTTVNNGFGLFIASTFIALMPILIICSYVQILNVCMKSSKDFRAKALQTCTPHIITITNYACNLLFELLMYRFIPNEFPYELRIVMSVQLLVGPPIINPLIYGLKLKEIRMRIGQLYHFQSSKVNDNKL; via the coding sequence ATGGAAAACTACAGTTACCCTCACCCCTCTACCCTATCTCTTGGCTTTAGAGAAATGGCATATTCTAGATATTTCTACAGTTTTATTGCCCTGCTGGTCTACACAATGATAGTTCTGTTTAACTGCTCCGTCATTACCACTGTAGTGTTATACAAAAGTCTACACGAGCCAATGTACATCTTCATATCCATACTGTGCATCAATGGTCTGTACGGAAGTAGCTCGTTCTTCCCTAGCCTGTTTGTGGACTTAGTCTTCAAAATTGATTCCATCTCCTACACTGGTTGTGTTATACAAGTTTTCTGTATCCATACATTTCTAGGGTGTGAGATGACCATCCTAACAGTCATGGCCTATGACCGCTACGTGTGTATCTGCAACCCTCTGAGATATAACAATATAATGACCTTAACCTCAGTTGCCAAACTTGTGGTCTCGGCTTGGATGTACACTTTTGTCCTGGTTTCCATACATATTGTGTTGACCATCAGGCTTCCATTATGTGACCGAGTCATCCTGAAGATCTACTGTGACAACTGGTCCATCGTAAGACTCTCTTGCGTTGACACAACCGTCAACAATGGGTTTGGTCTTTTCATTGCCTCGACCTTCATTGCGTTGATGCCAATTCTGATCATTTGCTCTTATGTACAGATTCTAAATGTTTGTATGAAGTCTTCAAAGGACTTCCGAGCCAAAGCCCTCCAAACCTGCACCCCTCACATCATCACCATCACCAATTATGCCTGTAATTTACTCTTTGAACTCCTCATGTATAGGTTTATACCGAATGAATTTCCATATGAACTGAGGATAGTCATGTCTGTTCAGCTACTTGTGGGACCACCAATCATAAACCCTCTAATTTATGGACTGAAGTTGAAGGAGATTAGGATGAGGATTGGTCAGCTCTATCATTTCCAAAGCAGCAAAGTCAATGACAATAAGTTGTAG